The genomic region CCTTGCGGCCGAAAGGCTTGCTCGGGCTTGCGTACTGGCGGGCTTTGTGGCCCATCCATCTGATCGTCTTCCGGGTGATGTCCCGGCGCCAGGCCCGGCGGGCCCGCCTCCTCAGCGGCGCCCCGTCGGCTCCGTCAGGACAGGGCCCAGGCCAGGGGAATGCACATGTCGCCTCGGTTCATGCCGGAGCGTAGGCGAGCCGGCGAATATTCGCCTGGCCGACTCAGGTATTCTCTACCCTGTGGCTCTGAGCGCTGACATCGCAACCGGCCACATTGCCTGACAGCGCTTTCACCTCACGGTTCGGCCGGGACATGGCCGTCGATCTGGGCACCGCCAACACCCTGGTCTATGAGCGCGGCCGGGGCATCGTGCTCAACGAACCATCGGTCGTCGCGGTCAACGTGAAGGACGGCCGGCCCCTCGCAGTCGGCCTCGAAGCCAAGCGGATGATCGGCCGCACACCGAGCCACATCCAGGCCATCCGCCCATTGCGCGACGGGGTCATCGCCAACTTCGACCTGTGCGAAAAAATGCTGGCCTACTTCATCCGGCGTGTGCAGGGCCCCCGGAAGTTCGCCAAGCCCCGCATGGTCATCTGCGTGCCGTCGGGCATCACCGGCGTCGAGCAACGCGCCGTCATGGAGGTGGCCGAGTCGGCGGGCGCCCGCAAGCCGGCCTACATCATCGAAGAGCCCATGGCCGCCGCCATCGGCGCCGGCCTGCCGGTGCACGAGCCGACCGGCAACATGGTCGTCGACATCGGCGGCGGCACCACCGAGGTGGCCGTCATCTCCCTCGGTGGCATCGTCACCAGCCAGTCGATCCGCATCGGTGGCGACGAGCTCGACGAAGCCATCATCTCGTTCATCAAGAAGGAGTACAGCTTGGCGCTGGGCGAGCGCACGGCTGAGGAGATCAAGATCGCGCTGGGCTCGGCCTGCCCGCTGTCCGAGGAGCTCCATGCCGAGATCCGCGGGCGCGACCTGATCACCGGTCTGCCCAAGACCATCGTGACCACTACCGAGGAGATCCGCAGAGCCATCGACGAGCCGATGGGATCGATCCTGGACGCCGTGAAGGTGACCTTGGACAAGACGCCGCCGGAGCTGGCCGCCGACATCATGGAGCAGGGCATCGTGATCACGGGTGGCGGCGCCATGCTGCACGGGCTCGACACCCGCCTGCAGAGTGAGACCGGGATGCCGATCGTCGTGGCCAAGGACCCCCTGAACTCCGTCGCCATCGGGAGCGGTCAGTGCCTCGAGGAGTTCGAGGCCCTGAAGCAGGTCCTGATCTCCTCCAGCTCGCGGTAGCGAGTGGCGTCGTGGCGCTGACCCGACGCTCGACCCGGCCCAGGTTCACACTGCTGTTGCTGGTGCTGGCAGCGGTGACGATCATCACGATCGCCTACCGGGGCCACGCCGACTCGGTGATCAACTCGATCAAGGGCGACGCGCTCGACGCCTTCGCTCCGGTGCAGTCCGCCGTCGGAGACGTCACCCGACCGATCGGCAACTTCTTCGACGGGGCCGCGCACTACGGGTCGCTGCAGTCCGAGAACGCTCGGCTGCGGGCCGAGAACAGCCGCCTTCAGACCCAGGCCCTCCAGTCGGCCGACGCCCAGGCCAGCTACCAGGCGCTGCTCAAGACGCTGAACCTGCCGTGGGCGCAGAACATCCCCACGGTGCCGGCCGAGGTGGTGGCGAACTCCGCATCCAACTTCGAGGCCAGCATCCAGCTCAACAAGGGCCGGGACGACGGCATCGACACGGGCATGCCGGTGGTGTCGGGGTCGGGCCTGGTGGGCAGGGTCGTGGTGGCGTCCAGGAGCCGCTCGACGGTCCTGCTCGTCACCGATCCGACGTCGAACGTGGGTGTGCGCTTCGGACCCGCCGGGAACCTGGCCGTGGCGGCCGGTCAGGGAACGGGGGCGCCGGTGCGGGTCGACCTCATCCCGCCGCAGGTGCCGGTCGACAAGGGCGAGCTCATGTACACCAGTGGCCTCCAGCAGAGCATCTATCCACCTGGGGTCCCCATCGGCACCGTCCTGACCAGCGGTGTGCCTCGAGGCTCGTTCGAGCAGGCCGTCACCCTCGCCCCGGTCGCCGATCTGGCCCGCCTGCAGTTCGTCGCGGTGATGCAGTGGGCACCTAAGTCGTGACCGCACTGCTTCGTGGGCGCGTCGTCCTGATCGTTGCGGTCGTCCTCATCATCCAGCAGGCGCTGATGGATGCCTTGAAGGTCCGCGGCGCCCATCCTGACCTGATGCTGCTGCTGCCGATCGCGTTCGGGCTCGTGGGTGGTTCCGAGCGGGGAGCGGCCATGGGCTTCGTGTCCGGCCTGTTGGCCGACCTGTTCGTGGGTACGCCCTTCGGCCTGTCGGCGCTCGTCTACACCCTGGTCGGCTTCGGTGTCGGGATGACCGGGGGCGACCGACTCGGGGGAGGCTGGTGGGTGACGCCCCTGACGGCGACGCTGGCCAGTGCCGCCGGGGTGGTGCTCTACGCCGGGCTCGGAGCCGCCGTCGGCGAGGGACAGATGCTCCACGCCCATCTCGCCACCGTCACGATCGTGGTGGCAGTGGTCAACGGGCTCCTCGCCGCACCGACCGCTCGGCTGGCCCGGTGGGCGATGAACCTCGGTCGGCCGAGTGGCGCCTGGTACACGCCGGTGCGGAGCGAGAGCCGATGAAGCCGGTCGGCTTCGGCGGGCGGGAGCGTGACTCGACCAGGCTCCGCCTGGGTCTGGTCGGCTTGGTCGTAGCCGGGCTCTTCGTCGCCATGTTCGTGCGCCTCTGGTATCTCCAGGTGCTCGACTCACCTCGCTTCCAGAGCGCCGCTGTCAGCAACGGCGTGCGCTCGGTCTACGACCCCGCACCGCGCGGTCGGATCGTCGACCGCTACGGCCGCGTGCTGGTCGACGACTCGGTGACCCAGGCGATCACCCTGAGCCGCGACTCGGCCAAGATCCATCCCGAGGTCGTGGCCCGGCTGGCGGTCCTGCTCGGCATGACGCCGGCCCAGATCCAGCAGCGGCTGAACGATCCGAAGTACAGCCAGTTCAAGCCGGTGCCGGTGAAGACCAATGTCACCAACGACGTGGCGATCTACCTCAAAGAGCACCAGAGCGACTTTCCCGGGGTGGACGCCCAGTCGCTGCCGGATCGGTCCTACCCCTACGGGGCGACGGCCGCCCAGCTCGCCGGCTACATCGCTCCCATCAACAGCACCGAGCTGGCCGCGAGCAAGAACCAGGGCTACCAGCCGGGCGACCTCGTCGGTCAGGCCGGGGTCGAGGCATCGGCCGAGCAGTGGCTGCGGGGCCAGCCGGGCACGACGCGATTGCTCGTCAACGCCAGCGGCCAGGTCTTCGGCACGCTGAGCTCGACCCCGCCGGTCCCTGGCCACGACGTGCAGACGAGCGTCGACCTCGGGTTGCAACGGCAGCTCGACAGCGCCCTGGCCCAGGAGATCGGGAGCCTCGGGGGAGTACACACCGGGGCGGCCGTCGTCCTCGATCCCCGGGACGGCTCGGTGCTGGCGATGTCGTCGTTCCCCAGCTACGACCCGTCGGTCTGGATCGGCGGCATCAGCTCGGCGGCCTACGCCAATCTCCAGAACCCGGCCGGCAACTTCCCGCTCATCAACCGGGCCATCGCCGGCCTGTACACACCCGGCTCGTCGTTCAAGATGCTCACGGCGACATCCGCGCTCAACAGCGGGATCATCTCCCCCGACACCATCTACGACGACGCTGGCAGCTACACGATTCCCGGCTGTACGAGCGGGGCCTGCACCCTCGCGTCGGAGGGTCTGGGGCCGGTGAACGTCACCAGGGCCCTGGCCGGTTCCGACGACGCCTACTTCTACAACCTCGGCGACCTGTTCTGGAACCAGCGGGCCCGCTACGGCCTCAGCCCGATCCAGGACATGGCCAACACCTAC from Acidimicrobiales bacterium harbors:
- a CDS encoding penicillin-binding transpeptidase domain-containing protein; amino-acid sequence: MKPVGFGGRERDSTRLRLGLVGLVVAGLFVAMFVRLWYLQVLDSPRFQSAAVSNGVRSVYDPAPRGRIVDRYGRVLVDDSVTQAITLSRDSAKIHPEVVARLAVLLGMTPAQIQQRLNDPKYSQFKPVPVKTNVTNDVAIYLKEHQSDFPGVDAQSLPDRSYPYGATAAQLAGYIAPINSTELAASKNQGYQPGDLVGQAGVEASAEQWLRGQPGTTRLLVNASGQVFGTLSSTPPVPGHDVQTSVDLGLQRQLDSALAQEIGSLGGVHTGAAVVLDPRDGSVLAMSSFPSYDPSVWIGGISSAAYANLQNPAGNFPLINRAIAGLYTPGSSFKMLTATSALNSGIISPDTIYDDAGSYTIPGCTSGACTLASEGLGPVNVTRALAGSDDAYFYNLGDLFWNQRARYGLSPIQDMANTYGVGEPSGIDLPGESVSRVDSPQVRQRLHAANPKAFPNGGWYVGDNVEMAFGQGGTVVTPLQLLNAYASFGNGGTVFQPRVAADAVDQSGHPVKTFTPVAARHVPLPASTR
- a CDS encoding rod shape-determining protein translates to MPDSAFTSRFGRDMAVDLGTANTLVYERGRGIVLNEPSVVAVNVKDGRPLAVGLEAKRMIGRTPSHIQAIRPLRDGVIANFDLCEKMLAYFIRRVQGPRKFAKPRMVICVPSGITGVEQRAVMEVAESAGARKPAYIIEEPMAAAIGAGLPVHEPTGNMVVDIGGGTTEVAVISLGGIVTSQSIRIGGDELDEAIISFIKKEYSLALGERTAEEIKIALGSACPLSEELHAEIRGRDLITGLPKTIVTTTEEIRRAIDEPMGSILDAVKVTLDKTPPELAADIMEQGIVITGGGAMLHGLDTRLQSETGMPIVVAKDPLNSVAIGSGQCLEEFEALKQVLISSSSR
- the mreD gene encoding rod shape-determining protein MreD, which encodes MTALLRGRVVLIVAVVLIIQQALMDALKVRGAHPDLMLLLPIAFGLVGGSERGAAMGFVSGLLADLFVGTPFGLSALVYTLVGFGVGMTGGDRLGGGWWVTPLTATLASAAGVVLYAGLGAAVGEGQMLHAHLATVTIVVAVVNGLLAAPTARLARWAMNLGRPSGAWYTPVRSESR
- the mreC gene encoding rod shape-determining protein MreC; translation: MALTRRSTRPRFTLLLLVLAAVTIITIAYRGHADSVINSIKGDALDAFAPVQSAVGDVTRPIGNFFDGAAHYGSLQSENARLRAENSRLQTQALQSADAQASYQALLKTLNLPWAQNIPTVPAEVVANSASNFEASIQLNKGRDDGIDTGMPVVSGSGLVGRVVVASRSRSTVLLVTDPTSNVGVRFGPAGNLAVAAGQGTGAPVRVDLIPPQVPVDKGELMYTSGLQQSIYPPGVPIGTVLTSGVPRGSFEQAVTLAPVADLARLQFVAVMQWAPKS